The Pyrenophora tritici-repentis strain M4 chromosome 3, whole genome shotgun sequence genome has a window encoding:
- a CDS encoding PPE-repeat protein, with amino-acid sequence MYKTLSSLGAIAALAATATAHGTVTGVTINNQFMTGFKLDFYYLKKNNGQIPEHIGWYAEDTDNGFVGPSDYGSPDIICHKNASPDLSSDKLAKVEAGGTITFDWTQWPQSHVGPLLTYVASYTGDISAVKKETLEWVKIDEAGYEGGQWAAIKMISQNNSWPVTVPKNLAPGKYVFRHEAIALHSAGQANGAQNYPQCLNIEVTGSGTEKPKGVVGTKLYTATDPGILFNVYTQSINYKIPGPPLFGSGSSGSSGSSSGSGSPKPSPSPPAAGPFTHEKPAVTPTPASQNGGSSTNNGKTPKGNSGAPSNGKGGAKGNAGTPSNGNGAPSNGNGGTPTNGGTPTSGDNGDEPSYSGNGGNPWGGNGGNPFGGSPPSGFPGFPSGFPGGVPPNGGGFPFPSGASFPGGFPGGAPPNGAPFPDGFPGGKPCPSDAPSNGGKAPSSGGKPPSNGAPSNNKPTPGSGSTPPKGSSPGKNTPSNGAPANGAPASGSSSDSNNPFQGGFSFPDGRPANDGNPNAGTPTNGKGQAASPSPTPAVAASGKDGASSGTGSSSSSGTGSAAPSGGSGLPKTFTVDEFIKWLEKVAGQTDDGKKRRRHARAFSGF; translated from the exons ATGTACAAGACTCTCTCCTCTCTCGGCGCCATCGCGGCCTTAGCAGCCACCGCCACCGCCCACGGCACTGTAACGGGCGTCACCATCAACAACCAGTTCATGACAGGCTTCAAGCTCGACTTCTACTACCTCAAGAAGAACAATGGTCAGATCCCCGAACACATCGGCTGGTATGCCGAAGACACCGACAACGGCTTCGTTGGACCCAGCGACTACGGCAGCCCAGACATCATCTGCCATAAGAACGCCAGTCCGGATCTTAGCTCTGACAAACTTGCCAAGGTTGAGGCTGGTGGCACTATAACCTTCGATTGGACTCAGTGGCCCCAGTCTCACGTGGGTCCTCTCCTTACCTATGTTGCTTCTTACACTGGCGACATCAGCGCAGTCAAGAAGGAGACTCTAGAATGGGTAAAGATCGACGAGGCCGGCTATGAGGGCGGCCAGTGGGCTGCAATCAAGATGATCAGTCAGAACAACTCTTGGCCTGTCACTGTGCCCAAGAATCTCGCTCCCGGCAAGTACGTCTTCCGCCATGAGGCTATCGCCCTGCATAGTGCTGGCCAGGCCAATGGTGCGCAGAACTACCCACAAT GCCTGAACATCGAAGTCACTGGCAGCGGAACTGAGAAGCCAAAGGGCGTTGTCGGCACCAAGCTATACACTGCCACCGATCCCGGAATTCTCTTCAACGTTTACACTCAGAGCATTAACTACAAGATCCCCGGtcctcctctgtttggaTCAGGTAGCTCCGGCAGCTCTGGCTCCAGCTCCGGTTCCGGTTCGCCTAAACCAAGTCCTTCCCCGCCGGCCGCCGGCCCTTTCACTCACGAGAAGCCCGCCGTGACTCCCACTCCTGCTTCTCAGAACGGAGGTTCTTCTACCAACAATGGCAAAACTCCCAAGGGCAACTCTGGCGCACCCTCCAACGGCAAAGGCGGCGCTAAGGGCAATGCTGGCACCCCCTCTAACGGTAACGGCGCTCCTTCCAACGGCAATGGCGGTACCCCTACAAACGGTGGAACTCCTACAAGCGGTGACAATGGCGACGAGCCTTCTTACAGCGGCAACGGCGGCAACCCCTGGGGTGGTAACGGTGGCAACCCATTTGGTGGCTCACCTCCCAGCGGCTTTCCTGGTTTCCCCAGTGGCTTCCCCGGCGGCGTACCTCCCAACGGCGGCGGCTTTCCTTTCCCCAGCGGCGCTTCTTTCCCCGGTGGTTTCCCAGGCGGTGCTCCTCCCAACGGCGCTCCTTTCCCCGACGGTTTCCCCGGCGGTAAACCTTGCCCGAGCGATGCTCCCTCAAACGGTGGAAAGGCTCCTTCCAGCGGCGGCAAGCCCCCATCGAACGGTGCTCCCAGCAACAACAAACCCACCCCAGGCTCCGGTTCAACTCCTCCTAAAGGCTCTTCTCCCGGAAAGAACACTCCTTCCAACGGTGCTCCCGCCAACGGTGCTCCCGCCAGCGGCTCATCTTCCGACTCAAACAACCCGTTCCAAGGCGGTTTCAGTTTCCCTGATGGCAGGCCGGCCAACGATGGCAATCCTAATGCTGGTACCCCTACCAACGGTAAGGGTCAGGCTGCCTCTCCTTCTCCTACGCCTGCTGTCGCCGCGTCTGGCAAAGATGGTGCTTCTTCTGGTACTGGTTCGTCTTCCTCTTCCGGCACCGGTAGTGCAGCTCCCTCGGGTGGTAGTGGCTTGCCCAAGACCTTCACTGTGGATGAGTtcatcaagtggctggagaAGGTTGCTGGACAAACTGATGATGGCAAGAAGAGACGACGACACGCAAGGGCTTTCAGTGGGTTCTAG